From a region of the Bacteroidota bacterium genome:
- a CDS encoding nucleoside deaminase encodes MDEFMQAAIDEARKGSAEGGIPIGSVLVRAGKIIGRGHNRRVQEGNPMKHAEIDCLMNAGRVGTYHDTVLYSTLMPCYLCAGAVVQFNIPRLIAGEARTFPGAPEFMREHGVAVTNLDLDECVEMMKGFMKEHPRLWDEDIGK; translated from the coding sequence ATGGACGAGTTCATGCAGGCGGCGATCGACGAGGCAAGGAAGGGCTCCGCCGAAGGGGGAATCCCCATCGGTTCGGTCCTGGTCCGGGCCGGGAAGATCATCGGCCGCGGACATAACCGGCGGGTCCAGGAGGGAAACCCGATGAAACACGCGGAGATCGACTGCCTCATGAACGCCGGGAGAGTGGGGACCTACCACGACACGGTTCTTTATTCGACCCTGATGCCGTGCTATCTCTGCGCGGGCGCGGTCGTGCAGTTCAACATTCCCCGTCTCATCGCCGGCGAAGCAAGGACCTTTCCCGGCGCACCGGAATTCATGCGCGAACACGGTGTCGCCGTCACGAACCTCGATCTGGATGAATGTGTTGAGATGATGAAGGGGTTTATGAAGGAACACCCCCGGTTGTGGGATGAAGACATCGGAAAATAA
- a CDS encoding urate hydroxylase PuuD, protein MEDLYGTILEWLNLAARWIHVFAGIMWVGQTYFFTWLDGRFTEMTGEMTGAAPPKDGDDKVWMVHSGGFYLVGKQKTPQFLPRTLHWFRWEAAITWMSGVVLLFLVYYNGGLMLNENMESTVPIIAGIAAIIVPWHIYDALWKSKLSRNEAACAAISYALLVGVIFTLTRLMDGRAAYMHVGAMLGTLMTANVWIRILPAQRKMVAALKEGNPPDMTLAERAKMRSKHNTFMAVPVVFIMISNHYPVTSYGDSLNWVILSVLILVGWGAAKIIRKA, encoded by the coding sequence ATGGAAGATCTCTACGGTACCATTCTGGAGTGGCTGAATCTGGCCGCGAGGTGGATCCATGTGTTCGCCGGCATCATGTGGGTCGGACAGACATACTTTTTCACCTGGCTCGACGGCCGCTTTACCGAAATGACGGGCGAAATGACGGGCGCGGCGCCGCCGAAAGACGGGGATGACAAAGTCTGGATGGTCCACAGCGGCGGGTTCTATCTCGTCGGAAAACAAAAAACTCCCCAGTTCCTTCCCCGCACGCTCCACTGGTTCCGCTGGGAGGCCGCGATCACGTGGATGAGCGGTGTGGTGCTCCTGTTTCTCGTTTATTACAACGGCGGCCTGATGCTGAACGAGAACATGGAATCGACGGTTCCGATCATCGCCGGGATCGCCGCGATCATCGTTCCGTGGCACATCTACGACGCGCTCTGGAAATCGAAGCTCTCGCGGAATGAGGCAGCCTGCGCCGCGATTTCGTATGCGCTGCTCGTAGGGGTGATCTTTACGCTGACACGCCTCATGGACGGCCGCGCGGCCTACATGCACGTGGGAGCGATGCTCGGCACGCTGATGACCGCCAATGTCTGGATCCGGATTCTCCCCGCGCAGCGCAAGATGGTCGCGGCTCTCAAGGAGGGAAATCCACCCGATATGACGCTTGCGGAGCGCGCCAAGATGCGCTCGAAGCATAACACGTTCATGGCGGTTCCGGTGGTCTTTATCATGATCAGCAACCACTACCCGGTGACATCCTACGGCGATTCCCTGAACTGGGTGATCCTGTCCGTCCTGATCCTTGTGGGCTGGGGCGCCGCGAAAATCATACGAAAGGCATGA
- the uraH gene encoding hydroxyisourate hydrolase produces MKSQITTHVLDVARGKPAVALKAVLEMFTAAKEWKELGRGETNTDGRIPDLLSEETRIAAGTYRLTFLTESYFRSVGSEGLYPFVYVVFEVKEPSSHYHIPLLLSPYGYSTYRGS; encoded by the coding sequence ATGAAGAGTCAGATTACCACGCACGTTCTCGACGTCGCTCGCGGAAAGCCGGCGGTCGCGCTCAAGGCGGTTCTTGAAATGTTCACGGCGGCGAAGGAATGGAAGGAGCTCGGCAGGGGGGAGACGAACACCGACGGCCGGATTCCGGACCTTCTCTCCGAAGAAACCCGGATCGCCGCCGGCACCTACCGGCTCACGTTTCTCACGGAATCCTATTTCCGCTCGGTCGGATCGGAAGGGCTCTATCCGTTCGTCTATGTCGTATTCGAAGTGAAGGAGCCCTCGTCGCACTACCATATTCCGCTTTTGCTGAGCCCCTACGGATACTCAACGTACCGGGGAAGCTGA
- a CDS encoding phosphoenolpyruvate kinase, with protein sequence MSLSQELVKHIGATLLDANTAFNKLYPGESDARQPVQTVYGGAQLFKADSARKLGAVALRLLQEYAPTAAAFSKALRLKGTPAQQKILYNRIVEKLKREPVEDFRIDFEDGYGNRPDTEEDGHAESTAAEVALGMRENVLPPFIGIRLKPFTEELKERSIRTLDIFVSTLATRSGGRLPSNFVVTLPKVVLPEQVSALVDLFEALESKLSMERGSLKLEIMVETPQSILNSRGECALPALIAAAKGRCVAAHFGVYDYTASCNITAAYQTMDHPACDFARHVMKVSLAGTGIWISDGATNVMPVGPNRPAAGKALSAKQAKENRETVHRAWRLGYSHIMHSLKHGYYQGWDLHPAQFPIRYAAVYRFFFEGLDAASLRLKTFVEKAAQASLIGEVFDDAATGQGLLNYFLRGINCGAITEDEARATGLSLEEIRGRSFVRILANRKKSAQIPAGHRDREGKA encoded by the coding sequence ATGTCGTTGAGCCAGGAACTCGTTAAGCATATCGGGGCAACTCTCCTCGACGCGAATACCGCCTTCAACAAGCTCTACCCGGGCGAGTCGGACGCGCGCCAGCCGGTCCAGACGGTCTACGGGGGCGCACAGCTCTTCAAGGCCGATTCCGCCCGCAAGCTCGGTGCGGTCGCGCTCCGTTTGCTCCAGGAATATGCGCCGACCGCGGCAGCCTTTTCGAAGGCCCTCCGGTTGAAGGGAACCCCTGCGCAACAGAAGATTCTCTACAACCGGATCGTTGAGAAGCTCAAGCGCGAGCCGGTCGAGGATTTCCGTATCGATTTTGAGGACGGTTACGGGAATCGCCCCGATACCGAGGAAGACGGACACGCCGAATCGACGGCCGCCGAAGTGGCCCTGGGGATGCGGGAGAATGTGCTCCCGCCGTTCATCGGGATCCGTCTGAAGCCGTTCACCGAAGAGCTGAAGGAACGAAGCATCCGGACGCTCGATATCTTCGTCTCGACGCTCGCGACCCGGAGCGGCGGGCGCCTGCCGTCTAATTTTGTGGTGACGCTCCCCAAGGTCGTCCTCCCGGAACAGGTCTCCGCGCTCGTGGACCTCTTTGAAGCGCTGGAATCGAAACTTTCAATGGAACGAGGGAGCCTCAAACTCGAGATCATGGTCGAGACTCCCCAGTCGATCCTGAACTCGCGGGGAGAGTGCGCGTTGCCCGCGCTCATCGCGGCCGCGAAGGGGAGATGTGTCGCGGCGCATTTCGGCGTCTACGATTACACGGCGTCCTGCAATATCACGGCCGCGTATCAGACCATGGATCACCCCGCGTGCGATTTTGCGCGCCATGTGATGAAGGTTTCGCTGGCGGGGACGGGGATCTGGATTTCCGACGGCGCGACGAACGTGATGCCTGTCGGGCCGAACAGGCCGGCGGCCGGCAAGGCCCTCTCCGCGAAACAGGCGAAGGAGAACAGGGAAACCGTCCACCGCGCGTGGCGTCTGGGATATTCCCATATCATGCACTCCCTGAAGCACGGATATTATCAGGGATGGGATTTGCACCCCGCCCAGTTCCCGATCCGGTATGCCGCGGTCTATCGTTTCTTCTTCGAGGGGCTCGATGCGGCGTCGCTCCGTCTCAAGACATTCGTCGAGAAGGCGGCCCAGGCGAGCCTGATCGGGGAAGTATTCGACGACGCGGCGACAGGCCAGGGCTTGTTGAACTATTTTTTGCGCGGGATCAATTGCGGCGCGATCACGGAGGATGAAGCGCGGGCGACGGGCCTCAGCCTCGAGGAAATCCGGGGCCGGTCTTTTGTCAGGATTCTCGCAAACAGGAAGAAGAGCGCACAGATACCAGCGGGCCACCGGGACAGGGAGGGAAAGGCATGA
- a CDS encoding ORF6N domain-containing protein, whose protein sequence is MDNTIPREIIEKRIVLIRGAKVMLDFHLAELYDVETKAINRAVRRNAERFPTDFCFQISVEEWQSLRYHFGTSSRSQWGGRRYRPFVFTEQGVAMLSSVLKSKRAIRVNVEIMRAFVALREILASNAELARKLDGLEKRHDEQFRIVFEAIRRLMVPAEKPKRQIGFRIKEPRIVYTACDEQSAGVR, encoded by the coding sequence ATGGATAATACCATTCCGAGGGAAATCATTGAAAAACGAATCGTTTTGATTCGCGGTGCCAAGGTGATGTTGGATTTTCACCTGGCTGAGTTGTACGACGTGGAAACAAAGGCGATCAATCGCGCTGTGAGACGTAATGCAGAGAGATTTCCGACCGATTTCTGCTTTCAGATCTCAGTTGAGGAGTGGCAAAGTTTGAGGTACCATTTTGGTACCTCAAGCCGTTCCCAGTGGGGTGGCCGACGATACCGGCCCTTCGTTTTCACTGAACAAGGTGTCGCGATGCTCTCGAGTGTACTAAAGAGCAAACGAGCCATTCGGGTCAATGTTGAAATCATGCGTGCTTTCGTCGCCCTTCGCGAAATCCTCGCCAGCAATGCTGAGCTTGCCCGCAAGCTTGATGGATTGGAAAAAAGGCATGACGAACAGTTCAGGATCGTCTTCGAGGCGATTCGTCGGCTGATGGTGCCGGCAGAAAAGCCGAAACGGCAGATTGGTTTTCGAATTAAAGAACCACGAATAGTGTATACTGCCTGCGATGAACAATCAGCCGGGGTACGGTAA
- the uraD gene encoding 2-oxo-4-hydroxy-4-carboxy-5-ureidoimidazoline decarboxylase: protein MTLDSLNALPSDEARGEFLRCCGSHRWAELMAARRPFPSMELLLTRAEECWNGLSHEDWKEAFSHHPRIGDVGKLREKFAATAEWASKEQSGVAQATDEVLQSLAAKNHTYEKKFGYIFIVCATGKSAAEMLDLIEERIGNDPGTEIRIAADEQSKITRLRLDKLCELS, encoded by the coding sequence ATGACTCTCGACTCCCTCAACGCTCTTCCATCCGATGAGGCCCGCGGTGAATTTCTCCGCTGCTGTGGATCGCACAGGTGGGCGGAGCTGATGGCGGCGCGCCGCCCCTTTCCGTCGATGGAACTATTGCTCACACGCGCGGAGGAATGCTGGAACGGCCTCTCCCACGAAGATTGGAAGGAGGCTTTTTCACATCATCCCAGGATCGGAGATGTCGGGAAGCTGAGGGAAAAATTCGCGGCAACCGCAGAATGGGCCTCAAAAGAGCAATCCGGTGTCGCCCAGGCCACCGATGAGGTGTTGCAGTCACTCGCCGCTAAAAACCATACCTATGAAAAGAAATTTGGTTATATTTTCATTGTTTGCGCCACAGGAAAAAGCGCCGCGGAGATGCTGGACCTGATCGAGGAACGGATCGGCAACGATCCGGGAACCGAGATACGGATCGCGGCGGACGAACAGTCGAAGATCACAAGACTGAGGTTGGACAAACTCTGTGAGCTGAGCTAG
- the alc gene encoding allantoicase — MTATATNDIGTPAGLVDLASERLGGKVLMANDEFFAPKENLIKAGRGVFIPDKYTDRGKWMDGWETRRRRTPGFDWCVVQLGLSGIIRKVDIDTNHFLGNHPPQASLDAVRREINSPFDPETAQESPWVNIIPQSPLNPGSQNLFDVTDTRPWTHALLKIFPDGGVARLRLYGNVVPDWSRVRPGTLVDLAAIENGGAALSCSDMFFSSMNNLIMPGPPVNMGDGWETKRRRGPGHDWIIIRLGAPGTVVKVEVDTTHFKGNYPDTCSIDACHSKAASASSNADAAGLLAEWKELLPVTKLAADTKHVFEKELRAMDAVTHIRLNIHPDGGVGRLRVWGKLKQA; from the coding sequence ATGACTGCGACAGCAACCAATGACATAGGGACCCCCGCCGGGCTGGTCGATCTCGCCTCAGAACGCCTGGGCGGAAAGGTGTTGATGGCGAACGACGAATTCTTTGCCCCGAAGGAGAATCTGATAAAGGCGGGGCGGGGCGTCTTTATTCCCGACAAATACACGGATCGTGGAAAATGGATGGACGGGTGGGAGACGCGCCGCAGGAGGACTCCCGGATTCGACTGGTGCGTCGTTCAGCTCGGGCTCTCCGGGATCATACGAAAAGTCGACATCGACACAAATCATTTTCTCGGAAACCACCCGCCCCAGGCTTCTCTCGACGCGGTGCGCAGGGAAATAAACTCACCGTTTGATCCCGAGACGGCGCAGGAATCTCCCTGGGTCAATATCATCCCGCAGTCGCCCCTTAACCCGGGCTCACAGAACCTCTTCGATGTGACCGATACCAGGCCCTGGACCCACGCCCTGCTCAAGATTTTTCCGGACGGAGGCGTCGCGCGGTTGCGGCTCTACGGAAATGTCGTACCCGACTGGTCGCGCGTTCGCCCGGGTACGCTCGTCGATCTCGCGGCGATAGAAAATGGCGGTGCGGCCCTCTCGTGCAGCGACATGTTTTTCAGCTCGATGAACAACCTCATCATGCCCGGCCCTCCGGTCAACATGGGTGACGGATGGGAAACGAAGAGGAGGCGCGGACCCGGCCACGATTGGATCATTATCCGTCTCGGCGCTCCGGGCACGGTGGTGAAGGTGGAAGTCGACACGACTCACTTCAAGGGAAATTACCCCGACACATGTTCCATCGACGCCTGTCACTCGAAAGCCGCGTCGGCGTCATCGAATGCGGACGCCGCGGGGCTCCTGGCCGAGTGGAAGGAACTCCTCCCCGTCACCAAACTCGCGGCCGATACGAAACACGTCTTCGAAAAGGAACTTAGGGCGATGGACGCGGTCACGCATATCCGTCTCAACATCCATCCGGACGGCGGCGTCGGGCGGTTGAGAGTCTGGGGAAAGCTCAAGCAGGCCTGA
- the allB gene encoding allantoinase AllB codes for MPENSSTLILRSRRVVTPEGVREASVLIRDGIIADILFPGSIGTGGIPEGASIEDVGDSVVMPGLVDTHVHINEPGRTEWEGFETATRAAAAGGITTLVDMPLNSTPVTTSRAALEKKIEAAKGKLSVDCGFYAGIVPGSRGDLDALIGGGVLGVKAFLIHSGIDDFPNVREANLREAMPLIARAGLPLLVHCELTPGEAPVSAGTNPRSYPEYLASRPRRWEHDAIDLMIRLCREYSCKVHIVHVSSADALQRLEESRKSGLPLTTETCPHYLYFVSEEIPDGDTRFKCAPPIRERENRDRLWNGLKRGVLDFIVSDHSPSLPELKHLGTGDFQKAWGGIASLQLGLSIVWTEAAARGFSLSDVANWMCSRPAKFVGLETSKGTIAPGNDGDLVVWNPEEEFTVEPSMLFHKHRITPYEGRKLRGRVEMTFLRGRKIYERGEFKGPPAGTVLLRQQTKAL; via the coding sequence ATGCCTGAAAATTCTTCAACGCTCATACTCCGCAGCCGCAGGGTCGTGACACCCGAAGGCGTGCGGGAAGCGTCTGTTCTCATTCGGGACGGCATCATCGCGGATATTCTTTTCCCGGGTTCTATCGGAACGGGCGGAATTCCTGAAGGTGCGTCGATCGAGGATGTGGGAGACTCCGTCGTCATGCCGGGGCTCGTCGACACCCATGTCCACATCAACGAACCGGGCCGCACGGAGTGGGAGGGGTTTGAAACCGCCACGAGGGCCGCGGCCGCAGGAGGTATCACAACGCTTGTCGATATGCCCCTGAACAGCACTCCTGTCACCACGAGTCGCGCCGCACTTGAGAAAAAAATCGAAGCTGCAAAGGGGAAGCTGTCCGTCGATTGTGGATTCTATGCGGGGATCGTTCCGGGCAGTAGAGGCGATCTCGACGCGCTCATCGGCGGGGGAGTCCTGGGAGTGAAAGCGTTCCTGATCCATTCCGGGATCGACGACTTCCCGAACGTCCGGGAGGCGAATCTGAGAGAAGCGATGCCGCTGATCGCGCGCGCCGGGCTTCCGCTCCTCGTCCATTGCGAACTCACTCCCGGTGAAGCACCTGTTTCCGCCGGAACAAACCCCAGATCGTATCCGGAGTATCTTGCCTCCCGCCCCCGCCGGTGGGAACACGACGCCATCGATTTGATGATCAGGCTTTGCAGGGAATACAGTTGCAAAGTCCACATTGTTCATGTATCTTCAGCAGATGCTCTCCAACGCCTGGAGGAATCCCGCAAATCCGGGTTGCCGCTGACCACAGAGACATGCCCGCACTATCTCTATTTTGTCTCGGAAGAAATCCCGGACGGGGATACAAGGTTCAAGTGCGCGCCTCCGATACGGGAGCGTGAAAACCGGGACCGTCTCTGGAACGGCTTGAAACGGGGGGTGCTCGATTTTATCGTATCCGATCATTCCCCATCGCTTCCCGAATTGAAGCATCTCGGGACCGGAGATTTTCAGAAGGCGTGGGGCGGCATCGCCTCGCTGCAACTGGGGCTTTCGATCGTCTGGACCGAAGCGGCCGCGCGGGGATTTTCGTTGTCCGATGTGGCGAACTGGATGTGCAGCCGCCCGGCGAAGTTTGTCGGACTGGAAACGAGCAAGGGAACCATTGCCCCCGGCAATGACGGCGACCTGGTCGTCTGGAACCCCGAAGAGGAGTTCACCGTCGAACCCTCGATGCTCTTTCATAAACACCGGATAACACCCTACGAGGGAAGAAAACTGCGCGGCAGGGTGGAAATGACGTTTCTCCGGGGACGAAAGATTTATGAGAGGGGCGAATTTAAAGGCCCTCCGGCGGGAACAGTCCTGCTCCGTCAACAAACCAAAGCTCTTTGA
- the xdhB gene encoding xanthine dehydrogenase molybdopterin binding subunit, with protein MTHTKTPHESAEKHVTGEAVYIDDMLVNDQLLTGRVVYSPHAHAKIKSFDLSEAARVAGVHAVLSYRDIPGHNQMGPVVKDELCLAVDEVTFVGQAMFLIAAEREEQCIEAEKLIRVEYEPLDAILTIESAMEAGTLMGPAAKIERGDPDAALKLAPHRLRGELRTGAQEHWYLESQVCLSLPGEGREITAFSSTQHPSETQALIAGLLGVGKHEVVVEVRRMGGAFGGKETQGNHTACWAALLCHATRKPVKVRLFRDDDMKITGKRHRFLTRYEAGYDDDGRMLAVKFDLNSDGGGAVDLSFAIMERAMLHCDNAYYVPNMSVTGRVWKTNLPSNTAFRGFGGPQGMAAIETVVDRIARALKKDAAEIRLKNYYGTGRNNVTHYGETVEHNRLFMIEEQLMVSAEYGKRRDAVNQFNASNEFFKKGLAITPVKFGISFTTSFLNQAGALVLVYTDGTILVNHGGTEMGQGLHTKMHQVAAAEFGVNPARVKVNATNTSKVPNTSATAASAGADLNGMAVKNAIDILKGRIGEAVAAIFTEKNPGAPSSPEGIVFENDRISDSLHPGRSIGFAEAMPLMQLRQVSLSAAGYYRTPNIGWDKKKGHGKPFHYYAFGMAITEVLVDLLTGHHTILRADILHDVGDSLNPGIDIGQVEGGYVQGAGWCTTEEVKWDGKGNLMTHSPDTYKIPSVQDIPRDFRVALLQDVPNPDTIRRSKAVAEPPLMLALSVWLAIKDAISAVANHEIEPEFSLPATNEAILLSLENLKKQAERTLVSLPAAS; from the coding sequence ATGACGCATACTAAAACTCCCCACGAAAGCGCAGAGAAGCACGTCACCGGCGAAGCCGTTTATATCGACGACATGCTCGTGAACGACCAGCTTCTGACCGGCCGTGTCGTCTATAGCCCCCATGCCCATGCGAAGATCAAGTCGTTCGATCTGAGCGAAGCGGCGAGGGTGGCGGGGGTTCACGCGGTCCTTTCGTACAGGGACATTCCGGGGCACAACCAGATGGGACCGGTCGTGAAGGATGAACTTTGCCTCGCCGTGGACGAGGTGACCTTCGTCGGCCAGGCCATGTTTCTCATCGCCGCCGAGCGTGAAGAACAATGCATTGAAGCAGAAAAATTGATCCGTGTGGAATACGAACCGCTCGATGCGATCCTGACGATTGAGAGTGCGATGGAGGCCGGGACTCTGATGGGCCCGGCCGCGAAGATCGAGCGGGGGGATCCCGATGCCGCCCTGAAATTGGCCCCTCACCGCCTCCGCGGTGAACTGCGAACCGGCGCACAGGAACACTGGTACCTCGAATCCCAGGTCTGCCTCTCTCTTCCGGGAGAGGGGAGGGAGATCACCGCCTTCAGCTCCACGCAGCACCCTTCCGAGACGCAGGCCCTGATCGCGGGGCTGCTCGGCGTCGGGAAGCACGAAGTCGTCGTGGAAGTGAGGCGAATGGGCGGGGCGTTCGGCGGGAAGGAAACGCAGGGGAACCACACCGCGTGCTGGGCCGCCCTTCTCTGTCATGCGACGCGGAAGCCCGTGAAAGTCCGGCTCTTCCGCGACGACGACATGAAGATCACGGGAAAACGGCACAGGTTTCTCACCAGGTACGAAGCCGGCTACGACGACGATGGGCGTATGCTGGCGGTCAAATTTGATCTGAACAGCGACGGCGGAGGGGCGGTCGACCTCTCCTTCGCGATCATGGAGCGTGCGATGCTCCATTGCGACAACGCGTATTACGTCCCGAACATGTCGGTCACCGGTCGGGTCTGGAAGACAAACCTTCCTTCAAACACGGCATTCCGTGGGTTCGGGGGTCCCCAGGGGATGGCCGCGATCGAAACCGTCGTCGACCGGATTGCGCGGGCGCTGAAAAAAGATGCGGCGGAGATTCGCCTCAAGAATTATTACGGAACCGGACGGAATAACGTCACGCACTACGGCGAGACCGTGGAACATAACCGGTTGTTCATGATCGAGGAGCAATTGATGGTCTCCGCAGAATATGGAAAGCGGAGGGACGCCGTCAATCAGTTCAACGCATCCAATGAGTTCTTCAAGAAGGGTCTCGCGATCACGCCTGTGAAGTTCGGCATCTCGTTCACGACCTCGTTTCTAAATCAGGCAGGCGCGCTGGTCCTTGTCTACACGGACGGAACCATCCTGGTCAACCATGGCGGGACGGAAATGGGGCAGGGGCTCCACACCAAGATGCACCAGGTCGCGGCCGCGGAATTTGGCGTGAACCCGGCCCGCGTCAAGGTCAATGCGACGAACACCTCCAAGGTTCCGAACACGTCCGCCACGGCGGCGTCGGCGGGAGCGGACCTGAACGGCATGGCGGTCAAGAACGCGATCGACATTCTCAAAGGCAGGATCGGGGAGGCGGTCGCGGCCATCTTCACGGAAAAGAACCCCGGTGCGCCCTCCTCGCCGGAAGGAATCGTCTTTGAAAACGACCGGATCTCCGATTCGCTCCATCCCGGCCGATCGATCGGCTTTGCCGAGGCGATGCCCTTGATGCAGCTCCGCCAGGTGAGCCTGAGCGCGGCGGGCTATTACCGGACGCCGAATATCGGTTGGGACAAAAAGAAAGGACACGGAAAGCCGTTCCACTATTACGCCTTCGGGATGGCAATCACCGAGGTGCTCGTCGATCTCCTGACGGGTCATCACACGATCCTCCGCGCCGACATCCTTCACGACGTGGGCGATTCGCTCAACCCGGGAATCGACATCGGGCAGGTCGAGGGGGGCTATGTCCAGGGGGCGGGATGGTGCACCACCGAGGAGGTCAAGTGGGACGGAAAGGGCAACCTCATGACGCACTCGCCCGATACCTACAAAATCCCTTCGGTTCAGGATATCCCGAGGGATTTCAGAGTCGCCCTTCTACAGGATGTGCCCAATCCCGACACGATCAGGCGGAGCAAGGCCGTCGCCGAGCCCCCGTTGATGCTCGCGCTTTCGGTGTGGCTGGCGATCAAGGATGCGATCTCTGCGGTCGCCAACCATGAAATCGAGCCGGAATTCTCGCTCCCCGCGACCAACGAGGCAATCCTGCTATCTCTGGAGAACCTGAAGAAACAGGCCGAGCGTACACTCGTCTCTTTACCCGCAGCCTCGTAG
- the xdhA gene encoding xanthine dehydrogenase small subunit — protein sequence MQSTISFVLDGELRTIDFQSSEYLSPTTTVLNYLRGLPGHRGVKEGCAEGDCGACTVVLGEAGSGDRIAYKSIDSCLVFLPMLHGKQLITVENLRDPSGALHPVQKAMVETDGSQCGYCTPGFIMSLFSLYKNSDHPSRGAIDDALTGNLCRCTGYRPIIEAASESCVHNGTDRFTSDEPRIAGLLRSIPAEAVHIETGRQRYLRPATLAEALSLKHQRPGATVICGATDIALRVTKGHELLKEIIDLSDVPELKAVTEAGPKSEGVTIGAAVSLSEILDRVGPRYPALESMLTVFGSRQIRNLATLGGNLGTASPIGDTLPVLLAYDARVVLESLNGRREIPAREFITGYRKTVRKPDELITAVILPPVPRGAVIKSYKVSKRKDLDISTVSGAFRLELDARGSVSEIVAAYGGMADHVKRAAAAEEFLAGKKWERDSVEQALPLVEGGFSPISDARAGAEFRRVAARNLLMKFWWDTTEKGPNNGPNHRH from the coding sequence ATGCAATCGACCATTTCATTCGTGTTGGACGGTGAGCTTCGGACGATCGATTTTCAGAGCTCCGAGTATCTCAGTCCCACCACCACCGTCCTCAATTACCTCAGGGGTTTACCAGGTCACAGGGGGGTGAAGGAGGGGTGTGCGGAGGGGGACTGCGGCGCCTGCACGGTTGTGCTGGGAGAAGCGGGATCGGGGGACCGGATCGCCTACAAGTCGATCGATTCCTGCCTCGTGTTCCTTCCGATGCTGCACGGGAAGCAGCTCATCACGGTCGAAAACCTCCGCGATCCATCGGGTGCGCTCCATCCGGTGCAAAAGGCGATGGTGGAGACGGACGGAAGCCAGTGCGGGTACTGTACGCCCGGATTCATCATGTCGCTCTTTTCCCTCTACAAGAACTCCGATCACCCCTCGAGGGGAGCCATCGACGACGCCCTGACGGGAAACCTCTGCCGGTGCACGGGATACAGGCCGATCATAGAGGCGGCATCGGAATCCTGCGTGCACAATGGAACCGACCGGTTCACGTCCGATGAGCCCCGCATCGCGGGGTTGCTGAGATCGATACCGGCCGAGGCGGTCCACATCGAGACCGGGCGGCAGAGATACCTCCGCCCCGCGACTCTTGCGGAAGCGCTTTCCTTGAAGCATCAGCGCCCGGGAGCGACCGTCATCTGCGGAGCCACAGATATCGCTCTTCGCGTCACCAAGGGTCACGAATTGTTGAAAGAGATCATCGACCTTTCCGATGTCCCGGAACTCAAGGCCGTCACGGAGGCCGGTCCCAAGAGCGAGGGAGTAACCATCGGCGCCGCGGTTTCGCTGAGCGAGATTCTGGACCGCGTGGGACCACGCTACCCCGCCCTTGAGAGCATGCTGACGGTCTTCGGGTCGAGGCAGATCCGAAACCTCGCGACGCTCGGAGGCAACCTCGGCACCGCTTCGCCGATCGGAGATACGCTCCCGGTCCTTCTCGCCTACGATGCGCGTGTGGTGCTCGAAAGCCTGAACGGCCGGAGGGAAATTCCCGCCCGAGAGTTCATCACCGGATACCGGAAGACGGTGCGGAAACCGGACGAGCTTATCACCGCCGTCATTCTTCCGCCGGTTCCGCGGGGCGCCGTGATAAAATCCTATAAAGTCTCAAAGCGCAAAGACCTCGACATCTCCACCGTGAGCGGCGCATTCCGGCTCGAACTGGACGCCCGGGGGAGTGTCTCCGAGATTGTCGCCGCCTACGGGGGGATGGCGGACCATGTGAAGCGCGCGGCGGCAGCCGAAGAATTTCTCGCCGGGAAGAAATGGGAGAGAGATTCCGTCGAGCAGGCTCTCCCTCTTGTCGAAGGCGGTTTCTCCCCGATTTCGGACGCGCGCGCCGGCGCCGAGTTCCGCCGGGTCGCGGCAAGAAACCTGCTGATGAAATTCTGGTGGGATACGACGGAGAAAGGGCCGAACAACGGTCCGAATCACAGGCACTGA